In Desulfofalx alkaliphila DSM 12257, the DNA window CCAGTTTAGCTGGCAGGCCTACAGTTGCGTATATCAGGGGCATACTGACTAACTGGAAAAAGAATAATGTGCGCACACTAAGAGATGTGGCAGAACTGGACAGACAGTTTAAGGAACGCAGGGGTGTGAGTAAAACCGAAGGGCAAGCCCCACCTGCTGTTGATGATGAGAAAAAGAGGCTTTATGATGCCTTGTTAATGAGCTGAGCTAGGAGGGATAGCGTGGTCAAAAGGGCTAAGCGTGAGCAACAAAGGCAAGAAGTACTGCAGTATTGCATTGACAATACGCATTTATTTAACGCAATGACAACGGTTGAGATAATCAGGCACATTAAGCAAAAGTACCCTAAAGTAGCAGAAAAGGACCCGCACCTGATTGTAGACGCACTGGGCAAGTGGTGCGTGGAAAATCGCCCGGGGATAGCGGGTTAGCGGGCTAACCACATGGAAAGGAGTGTGAAATGGTGAGCAATTTTGTCAACATTGGCCACGGAAATGTAGCGAACATGGACAAGATTATCGCTATAGCAGCACCTAAATCTGCTCCGGTTAGGCGCATGATACACAATGCCCGAGATACCGGGCTACTTGTAGATTGCACGAACGGCAGATTAACGCGATCGGCATTGGTGACCGATAGCGGGCACGTAATCTTATCTGCGCTGCATCCAGAAACACTACAGGAGCGGATGAAGAAGTGACTGGTCATAAGAGCATAAAAAAAGCCCGGCAACTGGGACTGCTACCCAGTGCCG includes these proteins:
- a CDS encoding DUF370 domain-containing protein, which produces MVSNFVNIGHGNVANMDKIIAIAAPKSAPVRRMIHNARDTGLLVDCTNGRLTRSALVTDSGHVILSALHPETLQERMKK